The Alligator mississippiensis isolate rAllMis1 chromosome 11, rAllMis1, whole genome shotgun sequence genomic interval CAGTCCTGCCCATCTGCAGTAATACTGGCATTATGTAATCAGAATTTCCAAATGACACTGAATGTAAATGAGTGTATACTCCATTAAAGTAGGTGGAAATGGAAAACAAGAAATCAGGCTTGATAGACAGAGATGACCATCCTTACCCTTCGTCATAAACCAGATAAAGAAGCAGGACAACCAGAGTTTCAGTTACCAATAAGCTAGTCACTTTGAACTAGACTTCACTCCTTTTCTTGTCCAATTTGCAGGCTCCAGGGTGTGGCCATCGCCTATCCTGTGTCACCGTTATCACAGAGCTAAGGCACTAGCAGCTCACCCAAAAAAGCCTTGGGTACTGGACTGGGATTTGAGATAATCTGGCTTCTACTGTACTGCCACTGAGCTACTTTGTGACTTGTGGTAAGTAACTTGACTTTTTTTGTCCTCTTgctctctgcttctgcctctctaaTCTAGTTAAACCATAATGACTTCTTGTAACCCTTTTTCTCTATGTCCTTTGTCTAGTACAGCAGGTCTTCCATCTTAGTTGGGGGTCTTTTAAGGTCCATTTTAAtgcatataataaataataacattTCAAACCAAGATAAATAATGTAAAACAAGGTGGTtatatttattgttttaataTGTCCTAGTTGTTTAGCTGTAGGTGTGAGTGTTTTTGTAAAATTCAAGTGTCTCTATTTTCAGTTGGTTGTACAAATACATTTCCATGATCCCTGTAAGACATAAGATATAAGATTTAATTTCCACTGGTGAGAAGACCTATAGCTTAAAAAGACTGGCAAGTGTTTACCACTTTCTTTCCTTCAGAGGCTTTTCTATAGTCCACCCAAGTGGCTGCTCTCTCCTGAGTCTTTTGGAACCAATGCCGTCTTTTAGCAACTAAATGAATTGTCACCAGAGTATTTCAAATCAGATGCTTATGACAAAAACGATAAACATCATTTTGAATGGCCCATCAAGCACCTGCTGACTTAGGAAAGCTTTAACAAGAAAAGGAAATAGAAAGACAAACTCAAATTACAGGTCATTGGATAAGAGCAAGCAGAAGGCATTTTTTTAAGTAGGGTTTTAGAACgtggaaaaaaatgtattgcaGGATGATAGCAGAAAATCTACCATTTGGTTTCTTTAAGTCTTGATTGAGCTGGACACAGCCACAATCCTATAGTTGCTCTCAGGCCTGGACCAGATTTCCTACTAGATCCCAGGAAATCTAAGAGGATCTGCTCAGAAAATCAGATTATGTTTCTATGAAATATGTTAGCAAAAAAGGAATCCTCTTCATTTTGTTGAAATGTTGCATTAAAAAATTCTGACTTTTTTTAAAGGTTGGAAACTAAACTATTACAGAAAAATCCCAAAATATTTTGGGTTAGGGCCAAAAACACTTTTCTGATTCTATCATTTTTTTATGTGGGGAGAAAAAACAGTTTGAGGGAAATTTTTTGGACCAATTTGTATGTTTTACCAATTCAGTAAGTCAGGTATGAGCCTGTCTGGGACTCAGGAGATGATAAGTTCAAATTTTCACTCTGGCAGAAACTTCTAATGCCTTCATTTTCCTATCTGAATATGGAGGTGAGTAGTGCTTCTATGATCTGTGCTCTTTGTTTAGACCACCAGTTCCCAATCTGGGGTGCGCGTACCACCAATgctatgcagacaacctgtcagtggtacatggCAGTGGTAGGCAGGGATACTCAGGGCacttgtgcctggtgcaggtgcccagcggggtgcagctccagccagtgctgcacatcgcaGTAAGGGGCTCAGCCTCTGCCGGGCCATCTGTATCGCCAGTGCTCCCTGGCATGCATGTGCAACTCTCGCGCTCACCAGGCACAGGGgggaagccctgtgtgctggagccatctgccttccctgctggggctgtgcagagtgggagggaagccccaggtgctttCTCCTGCGGGGCAGGGAATGAAGCTGGCTTCAGCAcgcagggcttccctcccatgcccagtGAGTGCGGGGAGTGCCAGTGATACAGACTGCCCAGCGGAGGATGCACccctcactgtgatgtgcagcgctggctggagctgcaccccgCTGGGTGCCCTGAGTgtcctgagcacccctgcctgctgctgcaccatgggaggagtgcagggtgtccccacaccctcacactccacaaacctcacacacccacacccttcccccacaaccccccacatatgcacaaccccccaacataccctatgctccccccacacacagccacaccccctcacaacccccccccacctggtgGTATGTAAGgttatattgttttaaattggtggtgtgtaatctgtcagagtttgggaaccgctggtttAGACTGTAACACCATCAGGGCTTTGCAAATTCACACTTCTTTTATTTTGCATCCATACAGTGCCTGTGACAGTTGGACCCCAGTCGTGGTTAGTTACTTCGTGTGCTACATGGTACAAATAATGAACATGTAGCTGGACTGCTCAGCACAAGGCGCGTTGGTACTGATGATGAGAAGAGGAGAATTAGTTCTTTTTCAGACTCTTCCAAAGATCTCAAGCCTCTCAAAGGTGGGGCATTAGTGATGCCATTTGAAGACGGGGCAAACGTGGTGCAGATGTGCAGGATGAACTGCCCAGAAATCCCTGACTAGGGGGCCATGAGGAAATGTGGAATTTCCACTTAGTATTTATTTCACTACACAAGGCAGGCAGCTTCTTACTGTCAAGGGCACTTTCCATTCACTTTACAAATTATTCTGAGCTTTGACAAGTTCTTTAAATTTGGTGTCCCCATTCCCCCTGCATGCCAAGGCATGACGAAAATAGCTTGCTGGATATTTCAAAAGCTGGCAGTTCAGTACCTCTCTCTCAACTAAAATACACTTTAGGTTTGGTGAGATCTCTCCCCATGAGAACAGAATCCAATATGGTGATGTGGAAAGCATGTAAAATTATGTCCAGGAGTTATTTTTCTGTAAATCAACATACCAGGAGGTTTTGCTTCTTATCAGGAGCTTTGAGAGCATTTTAAGAGTGGGAAACATGGATTTGAAAGAACTATCCTATGAACCTGACCAGTGAAGGTCAGGCAAAAATACAATATGCTTTGGCCCAATTGTATAGTGCAATTTTATGTATATTGAATTATCTATATTGAAATATGTATTTGCAGGAGTTGGTGAAAGATACTTGCTCGTGTGCACACAAATCTATAGAGAGGTTACTTACTATATATAATGATGTGTGTATTTACACACACgcgcatgtatatacacacacacacacatgcagaaaaagatcatttgctgcttttttatgTCCTCTGGGTTGCCTTGAAAGTTCATCCAAAAAGCTCATTTGCCACTGACTGTTTACACAAAAATCAGATTAAGCTTTCTTTCTTGAGATATTTTGCAATGTATAACTTTAATATGCATTGAGAATGCACCtgaggttttgattttttttcttgttttaaatcaTGCAGCAGCCTCATAATCTTCTTTTGAAATGTCTCTTCAGTGTcacagattggacacctcgcagtggacgaaaccctaaccttgaccgctacattgactacttcagggaaagaatgaacaatgaaataatcagcaacacgcgccaccacaacaacctctctctaccagagaaaaaggccatagaatccctaagatctaaccaccaaatagtaataaaaccagcagataaaggaggagccatagtcatcctaaaccgtgaggattacataaaggaagccaacagacagctctctgacaccacctactacaaagaactacaagaagatcctactccccttttcaccaaaaaactcaacaataccatcaaatcatttccactgagattacaagaaaaactacagaccttgatccccccactatctaacccagggactttttacatgctcccaaaaatccacaaacaagggaaccctggcagacctatcatatccaaccatgggaccctaactgaagaaatatcaggttttgttgaatccatcctaaaaccgcttgtcacccacagagcaagttttgtccaagacaccacagacttgctatggaaacttaaaaacatagaccaccttcccaacaacacactcctagccaccatggacgttaccagcctatacaccaacatcccacaccaggatggcatccatgcctgccttacatatctacaggaacaagattacaacccagaatacagacccaaagatatcactgagcttatacacttcaccctcacacacaacaatttcacttttaataatcaacacttcctccagacgatgggaacagctatgggcactaaaatggccccacagtatgccaacctttttatgagccacctggaagaagacttcctcaagaactgcaccatcaaacccttgctgtacttacgatatatcgatgacatcttcatcatttggagtgaggaacaggaatctctaattgagttccaccagaaattcaacagtcaccatccctccatccgactttctttagaatactccagcaccaacatcccctttttagacacaatgatcagtatccagaagggtaaaatacagaccacagtatacaagaaacccacagaccaacacacatatctgcacaaaaccagcaatcacccgaaacacaccaaaaaagctgtgatgtacagccaagccctcagataccaccgcatctgtactgaagagaacacccgggatcgccacctcaccaatcttaaaaaggctttcacccagcaaggacactcctccagagaggtagatcgcacgtttgaaagagccacctggataccacgtgaagaactgctgcagtacagaagaaaaacacccacaaatcgcacaccgctggttatgacgtatcacccatcccttgaacctatacggaaaatcctccaaaaattgcaacccatattagaaaaagaccctattcttaaaaaaatcttcccagagccacccatcctagccttcagacaagcaccgaacctcgccaacctcgtcacaagaagcaaacttcctcagccccagaacacaccaaaaggatccagaccgtgccaggacaagcaatgcaaaacctgcccccacatctccaccacctccactattactacaccccacaacagagccatcagcatcccaggatcttacagctgcacctccagaaatgtagtatgcctcatccaatgcaccaaatgccctgatggaagatatgtaggagagaccagacaacaactgcgcaccagaatgaacgcacaccggaaatccatcaaagacagaaacacccaattaccggtgggggcacatttctcacaggagggccactctctctccaatctctcagtcctgatcctcgagggaaatttacacaacacatcccagagacgagcctatgagctccattttatcaacctgctggatactagagatcagggactaaacatagacattggatttttgatacattacaatctgcctggcaactgactccccagcccagcccagcccagcccctggcttcttcacttttcatcccatccaggaagagcacacaccaactgctgcagcgtccttagcctgacgaagggtttttgaacccgaaagcttgcttaataactattctccaaccatttgggttggtctaataaaagatatcaaattcacccaaggaaccttgtctgcctatatccttagaccaacacggctacagcctaaacCCCTGTCTTTAGTGTCACTTAACTTTCTGTTTCCCtataaaaaaagtttttaaaaagttcaTTAAAGTTTAATACTATAAAACTAATTTTGTATTACTGTATCCACTGGATACACCATAAATAATAAAatgattaaataattaaattcaaTTTAAATTAAGTTGGTTGCTGATAGTTATGTATTTCATGATGGAAAGGATTTGCAGCACTGTTGAGACAAATAATCAGTAGACGATGGATAGTCAGTCAATAGACACTAGACAATAAATCTATAGATAATCAATCCTATTGCAGTCCTATTCAAGGTATCTCTAATCATTTTGGCTGTGATTCAGACAAGCATTGGAGTGCATGCTTACCATTAATGGTCTGTATGGAAGCCCTGTCAATCTCTATTAGCTTTGGTTAACTTCCCATAGACTTCAATGCTTAATTGAAGCATATTTTAAATGCTGTCCTAAATATGAATGTCTTCCTGAAATGATAATTTTATAAGGTAAAGAATTAGGTACTGGTAACCGTGGTATTTACCTGTGTTTGGAAGTCTTAGGTAAAATGACTTCAAGGTTTATCCCACAGAGCAACTTAATAATTCTTTAGAGAAACATAACAGCTATTTTGTGCTTGGCAATGATTCCCAACTTGGGACATTAAAACCTGTTTTATTGAGTAGGGGAATGTTGGCCAAGACATTGGGGTTATCCCCAATGCTGTTTGAAGAGAGCCATGGGATCTTTAACATCCACCTGGACAACCATGAGAAATGCAAATTAGACCCTTATTTAATTTCTCATCTGAAGGACGGCATGTTTAAAGGCAGCCTCTCTAGTCTGATGCTTTCGCTCCAACATGGTGTATGATCCTACTACCTACTGTGGGACTTGAACTATACTACTCTTTGACCCACAGGCGAGACATTCAATAAGAGTCATTAAAgggatttttaattatttttacagcATATGTATAATATTCCCTCACTGTTTGTCCCCTGATTGGCATATAAATGGAATGTCAGAAGACATGATTTATGAAACATCCATAAAAAGACTTTGTTTTTTGGGCTTTCTTCCTCAGTTATTTACTTCAGTTTCCAATTTGTGAAAATACAAAGATATAATGTCACTTGTAAAAGAAAAGTCTACTCTCGGAAGGTGTCAGACCACCTGCGGATCTGGCCCATTTTGTGCTTTGCCATTGTTTCGCTCTATAAATCTAAGTGGAAGCTTTTCTTGGGGGTTGTGTTTGTAAGTTTTTACATGGTTTCATTTGTTACCTTGGCCCTGCAGACTGTATAACTGTACATCTTTATTAAAGTGCCTTGAGATGTCTCTGTGTGATAAGGTACTAATTAAATTGAAGCTGTTGTGAAAGTCAGAGAGAGAGTGAGGGTTCAGGGTTAGCTAGTTTATACTCCCGTTTATTTGATGACTTCAGTGACACCAACAGCAGCGTCTCAAATGTTTATGACATCACAAAACTTAAGTCACGGTAGATGGCTCTAAAACGTTTTCTGATTCCTCTTGGATGCATTTTCAGAAACAAAGTCTTTTGCATCTGTAAAAGCTTGCTACAAATTACAAGGTCCTCTGAGACTGCAGCATGTTTCTAGTTTGGTTAGAGGTTTTACCTCTCCCATCTGGTAGCATATTCTGTATTGACCTTATCACTCTTCACTATTGTCATTGTCATCGTCATGATGAACAAGTGTTATCTAATTGGCAACTTCATCTGAATGATGGTCCATCACTTTGGGTCATAGTTTTCTACAAAAAtttctgctgcagagggagggtGGTCTGAATTTCAGATTGTCATTTCGGGTGTCCTTTTCATCACTTTGGCCGTGGGAGCATACAGAACAAGCACTGCAAAGTATGGCAGATGTTGTAAGTGAAGATGGTACCCTAACCATTGAGCCTCTTCATTTTACAATGTGAGGCTGGGGCTTCCATTGTGAACTCCTGGAGCAGCTGAGCTTAAACCTGCCTATGCTCCAGTGTGGTGTACAGACATGAATAGTGGGCAAAGTATTGCTTGGAGACAATTTCTTTATCAATAACTGCCTCGTTTGGGACTGGGACAAGAAGATGTCCCAGCCAGAGGCTTTGAAGGGACTTAATTTGAttgaaagcaaaatatttctCTTCACcagtttttgcatttttttgcatgGATTTGTGGCAACAGTGTttcagggaatttttttttggtgttgaaaGTCAGTGTCAATGTTGCCTGTTTCAAAGATCGAGTACTTGAAATTCATCACGAATTGCATCTTGAAATTCATCATGGATTGCATTTGGGACAGGCTCAGTTTAAGGCTGAcccagggacagatccagagggGTACAGTGGCATGGTAGCACCCCCTTTTGGATCACAGTGATCCCTTTTTTGATcacaggaacagcagctggggactctAAGTCCTGAAAGTAGGCAAACCCCTCTCATCCCTACTCTTGGCACCCTCTTCTGTGAGCAGGGGCACCTTCCTTGCCCTCCTGTTTCCTCCTCTCTTCTGCTTGCCACTGTTGCCGTCTCTGGctgatctgggggtggggggtaggggaactccagcactgctgctccctgcttcagcTGGTGTTACCTGACGTCCtcggagcaggggcagggagagggaacatttcccagcacagctgctttctgctggagcagctgagaTAGTGGTGGTGGGAGTAGACAGATCTCCCCAAGCCCTTCCTATGCCCAGAGGAGTAAGTggagaggctgagagggggaATAGGTGGGGAAGGGACGACTCACCagcacagaggggaaaggaggggtgcCAAGTGTCGGGGAGGCTCCACCCGCCTGGGCCCACCCTTGGGCCTATGTTGCATGCTGCTTTCATCCAGTTATTTAGGTACCTCTGTGAAGAATTAAGGTAAGAAGCAAACAGAACAATATCGATGGTGAACACAATTCAGCTGGTTTTGTAAGACATGGAAAAGGAATCTACTTGGCAATCAAATGATCAAGCAGTTTGACTGAATGCATAATCCATGACAAGGGCAAACAGACAGGCAGCCTGTATATTGTCCTCCAGAAAAACTGATGGTCATAGGTAGGGTGATCACATGGGAAAATGTGAAACCCAGCTTGGTAGATTCCTAACAGAGGCATAACAAAGAGCTCAGTCTTGTTTAACAGTATCCTGTTTGCTCAGTGGTAGTGACAGAAGAGAGATACCGCCGTACTTGTTTATGTCCTTTCTTCGGTCTTGGGACTACTACTAGGCCACTTACCTCCTGTTCTGAAGATGAGCCGTCAATCACAGTTTTGTTTCATACGTGTAGGGGAAAATGTGTTCGTTTTGAATTGCAATGTCACAGGGCTTCTGTAGGCAGGCTGTCGTTGGAGGTCTTTTCCCCTTTCAGCTGTTCAGTTTATTGGGCTATCAATGATGGGAAGATCCCTCAAAACACGGTGAGATGTTCTCCACAGTGACCTGTTCACTGTTAGTATTAAGTTAGGCCTGAAAGTATTGAGTGTCGCCATCCTTCTCAAAGTTCATTCTGGTTTGATACTGAagtaccatttttttctttcagttctgcATTTTGATTGGATTCCAGTCAGAATTCTGGATTTCTTGCACACGCCCTCCACCGATCGTATATTTTTGGAACTTCTCCAGTTCTTCACAGGTTCACTGACTCATAGCTTTACTACCCCATTTATAAGCTTCTGTTAAATGATCATTTGGGCAAGACAGTCTCTGGCTGTCTTTTGCAATTGCACAAATCCCTGGCTGTTCCTACCCGTTCAATAgatcttcctttctttctgtgcAGTTACGATGGAGAAGACTTCTGTTAACAGGTCGCACTTTTGACAGCCTGCACAATACCATGGTTTCTCTGTGTGTAGAGACATGATTTGAGATTTAAAAGCAGTGTCTGGAATCTCTCTGAATTTTTGTATAGGTTCTCCATCTAGGTACCTTTTCCAGTGAAAGAAGGGATGTGAGGAAGGatcagtggtggccttaggggcattggagccctgggcaagagagtcatttggg includes:
- the LOC109280636 gene encoding uncharacterized protein LOC109280636 — translated: MNNEIISNTRHHNNLSLPEKKAIESLRSNHQIVIKPADKGGAIVILNREDYIKEANRQLSDTTYYKELQEDPTPLFTKKLNNTIKSFPLRLQEKLQTLIPPLSNPGTFYMLPKIHKQGNPGRPIISNHGTLTEEISGFVESILKPLVTHRASFVQDTTDLLWKLKNIDHLPNNTLLATMDVTSLYTNIPHQDGIHACLTYLQEQDYNPEYRPKDITELIHFTLTHNNFTFNNQHFLQTMGTAMGTKMAPQYANLFMSHLEEDFLKNCTIKPLLYLRYIDDIFIIWSEEQESLIEFHQKFNSHHPSIRLSLEYSSTNIPFLDTMISIQKGKIQTTVYKKPTDQHTYLHKTSNHPKHTKKAVMYSQALRYHRICTEENTRDRHLTNLKKAFTQQGHSSREVDRTFERATWIPREELLQYRRKTPTNRTPLVMTYHPSLEPIRKILQKLQPILEKDPILKKIFPEPPILAFRQAPNLANLVTRSKLPQPQNTPKGSRPCQDKQCKTCPHISTTSTITTPHNRAISIPGSYSCTSRNVVCLIQCTKCPDGRYVGETRQQLRTRMNAHRKSIKDRNTQLPVGAHFSQEGHSLSNLSVLILEGNLHNTSQRRAYELHFINLLDTRDQGLNIDIGFLIHYNLPGN